ACGATCGTCGTCTCGACGCAGCACGATCCGGACGTGCGTCAGGACGATCTGGCTGTGGCTGTCGCTGAGCTCGTCGTCGCGCCGGTTCTCGGTCTCCTCGATCTGCCGAGCGCGGACCACCGTCTCATCGTCAACCCGACGGGGACGTTCGTCGTGGGTGGTCCGAAGGGGGACGCGGGCCTGACGGGGCGCAAGATCATCGTCGACACGTATGGCGGCATGGCGCGTCACGGTGGTGGGGCGTTCTCCGGGAAGGACCCGTCCAAGGTCGACCGGTCGGCGGCGTACGCGACCCGGTGGGTCGCGAAGAACGTCGTGGCGGCGGGCCTTGCCCGACGGTGTGAGGTTCAGGTCGCGTATGCGATCGGCAAGGCTCACCCCGTGGGTCTCTATGTCGAGACGTTCGGGACGGAGACCGTGCCGCTGGACCGGATCACGTCGGCGATCCGGGCGGTGTTCGACCTGCGTCCGGGGGCGATCGTCCGCGATCTTGATCTCTTGCGTCCGATCTACGCCCAGACTGCCGCCTACGGGCACTTCGGTCGTGAGCTGCCCGACTTCACGTGGGAGCGCACCGATCGCGTCGCGGACCTGCTCTCTGCCGTCTGATGGACCCGTCGGCGCGCCCTGAGCAGCTCACGCTGCCTGGGCTGGCAGCGCCGACGGGGGCAGGGCGGGCGCGCCGTTCGGAGACGGGCGTCCCTCTTGCACAGGTGCTCCCGATCGCTCGGGTGTGTGTCGACGTGTCACCCCCGCACCTGGACAGGCTCTTCGACTACACGGTGCCTGCGGCGATGTCCGAGAGCGTCCGTCCGGGCGTCCGGGTCAAGGTGCGGTTCGCGGGGCAGGACGTGGACGGGTACGTCATCGAGCGGGTGGATCGCACCGAGCATGCGGGGGCGCTCCTGGCTCTGCGCAGGGTCGTCTCTGCTGAGGCGGTGCTCTCGCCCGAGGTGGCTTCTCTTGCTCGGTCGGTCGCCGACTACTACGCGGGATCGATGACGGACGTGCTGCGGCTGGCGATCCCACCGCGCCTCGCGCGGGTGGAGACCGAGGACGGACCGGCGCGCGTGAGTGGTCGCCAGGCTCCGGATCCGCAGGTCGACGAGGTCCGCTCGCACTGGAGCGACATCCGGGG
This sequence is a window from Sanguibacter antarcticus. Protein-coding genes within it:
- the metK gene encoding methionine adenosyltransferase, whose translation is MTDSLRLFTSESVTEGHPDKVCDQISDSILDALLEQDPASRVAVETLVTTGLVHVAGEVSTEAYVEIPAIVRQVVKQIGYTSSSIGFDGDSCGVSVSIGQQSPDIAQGVDKALEQRIDSGALDPLDMQGAGDQGLMFGYATDETATLLPLPIFVAHRLAELLAQVRKDGSLPGLRPDGKTQVTIAYDGERAVGVDTIVVSTQHDPDVRQDDLAVAVAELVVAPVLGLLDLPSADHRLIVNPTGTFVVGGPKGDAGLTGRKIIVDTYGGMARHGGGAFSGKDPSKVDRSAAYATRWVAKNVVAAGLARRCEVQVAYAIGKAHPVGLYVETFGTETVPLDRITSAIRAVFDLRPGAIVRDLDLLRPIYAQTAAYGHFGRELPDFTWERTDRVADLLSAV